One region of Chryseobacterium sp. C-71 genomic DNA includes:
- a CDS encoding recombinase family protein: MKSAYLYVRVSTDEQKRKGYSLPEQEDRLLKYCKYNDIEFEGI; encoded by the coding sequence ATGAAATCAGCTTACTTATATGTCCGTGTAAGTACGGATGAACAAAAAAGAAAAGGTTATTCCCTGCCAGAGCAGGAGGATAGGTTACTAAAATATTGTAAATACAATGATATTGAATTTGAAGGAATTTAA